In the Streptomyces sp. f51 genome, one interval contains:
- a CDS encoding Xaa-Pro dipeptidyl-peptidase, with translation MPKSVRRTRFMTWRPLATAAVAALMAAFLVPAAAHGAPRESTPVYSYANAIRESVWVDTGLDGDGDGKHDRVAVDIVRPAEPARQGHKVPVIMDASPYYSCCGRGNESQKKTYDANGHVVQMPLFYDNYFVPRGYAFVGVDLAGTNRSDGCVDVGGRSDIQSAKAVIDWLNGRARGYTTRTGTATARATWTNGRTGMIGKSWDGTIANGVAATGVRGLKTIVPISAISSWYDYYFAKGAPLYDSGPDWLSGYVDSPDATAKCASVQRKLVDGAPRTGDWTPLWTERDYVKDAAKVKASVFLVHGMQDLNVRTKNFGQWWDALARHGVERKIWLSQTGHVDPFDFRRAAWVDTLHRWFDHELLGYDNGVDREPMADIERHPDQWTTSAVWPPRTTSATTLRPGAGAQPGVGTLGLARRSGTETFTDDPTRSETDWAAHIDQATADKAGFTTGPLTHDLRLSGSSRVTVTATPTTATAHLSAVLVDLGPDTIRDYAGSGEGIDTLTGRTCWGASTAGDSSCYKATEAARTGVDYTVVSRGWADLGNYASDKGVALTPGKAYTITLDLAATDHVVPKGHRLALIVAGTDKDLIDPPADTPTLTLDLSRTSARVPLVGGADAFERATKGAAPAPAASVLDGVRAPRTALRVPGEAH, from the coding sequence ATGCCGAAATCAGTGCGCCGCACGCGCTTCATGACCTGGAGACCGCTCGCGACGGCGGCCGTCGCCGCCCTGATGGCCGCCTTCCTCGTCCCGGCCGCCGCACACGGCGCCCCGAGGGAGAGCACCCCGGTCTACTCCTACGCGAACGCGATCCGTGAGTCCGTCTGGGTCGACACCGGTCTCGACGGTGACGGCGACGGGAAGCACGATCGTGTCGCCGTCGACATCGTCCGGCCCGCAGAACCCGCCCGCCAGGGACACAAGGTCCCGGTGATCATGGACGCCAGCCCCTACTACTCCTGCTGCGGACGGGGCAACGAGAGCCAGAAGAAGACGTACGACGCGAACGGCCACGTCGTGCAGATGCCGCTCTTCTACGACAACTACTTCGTGCCGCGCGGCTACGCCTTCGTCGGCGTCGACCTCGCCGGGACCAACCGCTCCGACGGCTGCGTCGACGTCGGCGGCCGCTCCGACATCCAGTCCGCCAAGGCGGTGATCGACTGGCTCAACGGCCGTGCCAGGGGCTACACCACCCGTACCGGCACGGCCACGGCGAGGGCCACCTGGACCAACGGCAGGACCGGGATGATCGGCAAGAGCTGGGACGGCACCATCGCCAACGGCGTCGCCGCCACCGGCGTCAGGGGCCTGAAGACCATCGTGCCGATCAGCGCCATCTCCTCCTGGTACGACTACTACTTCGCCAAGGGCGCCCCGCTCTACGACTCGGGACCCGACTGGCTGTCCGGTTACGTCGACAGTCCCGACGCCACCGCCAAGTGCGCGTCCGTGCAGCGGAAGCTGGTGGACGGGGCGCCGCGCACCGGCGACTGGACCCCGCTGTGGACCGAGCGCGACTACGTCAAGGACGCCGCGAAGGTGAAGGCCAGCGTCTTCCTCGTCCACGGCATGCAGGACCTGAACGTCCGGACCAAGAACTTCGGCCAGTGGTGGGACGCCCTCGCCCGGCACGGTGTCGAGCGCAAGATCTGGCTCTCCCAGACCGGCCACGTCGACCCCTTCGACTTCCGCCGTGCCGCCTGGGTCGACACCCTGCACCGCTGGTTCGACCACGAACTCCTCGGCTACGACAACGGAGTCGACCGCGAGCCGATGGCGGACATCGAACGCCACCCCGACCAGTGGACCACCTCCGCCGTCTGGCCGCCCCGCACCACGAGCGCCACGACCCTGCGCCCGGGCGCGGGCGCGCAGCCGGGAGTCGGCACCCTCGGGCTCGCCCGCCGCTCCGGGACCGAGACGTTCACCGACGACCCGACGCGCAGCGAGACCGACTGGGCCGCGCACATCGACCAGGCCACCGCGGACAAGGCCGGATTCACCACCGGGCCGCTGACGCACGACCTGCGGCTCTCCGGCTCCTCCCGGGTGACCGTCACGGCCACCCCCACCACCGCGACCGCCCACCTCTCGGCGGTACTGGTCGACCTCGGCCCGGACACGATCCGCGACTACGCCGGCTCCGGTGAGGGGATCGACACCCTCACCGGCCGTACCTGCTGGGGCGCGAGCACGGCGGGCGACAGCTCCTGCTACAAGGCGACCGAGGCCGCCAGGACCGGCGTCGACTACACGGTCGTCAGCCGCGGCTGGGCCGACCTCGGGAACTACGCCTCGGACAAGGGCGTCGCGCTCACCCCGGGGAAGGCGTACACCATCACGCTGGACCTGGCGGCCACGGACCACGTCGTCCCGAAGGGGCACCGGCTCGCGCTGATCGTCGCGGGCACCGACAAGGACCTCATCGATCCGCCCGCCGACACCCCGACGCTCACCCTCGACCTGTCCCGCACCTCGGCCCGGGTACCCCTGGTGGGCGGAGCGGACGCGTTCGAACGGGCCACCAAGGGGGCCGCGCCGGCCCCGGCCGCGTCCGTCCTCGACGGTGTACGCGCCCCGCGCACCGCGCTCCGCGTCCCGGGGGAGGCCCACTGA
- a CDS encoding ABC-F family ATP-binding cassette domain-containing protein translates to MTATLVAKNLTAGHGDRALFAGLDLVVAPGDVIGLVGANGAGKSTLLRLLAGLLAPEQGELRLSPPSATVGHLPQEPERREGETVRDFLARRTGVDEAQRVMDAATQALVDGAPGADDAYANSLERWLDLGGADLDERAEEVADSLGLGVGLDQPMTSLSGGQAARAGLASLLLSRYDVFLLDEPTNDLDLDGLERLERFVSGLRAGTVVVSHDREFLTRTVTKVLELDLVQQQITLYGGGYEAYLEERDTARRHAREDFEEYADKRSALEGRAQMQRGWMDKGVKNARRKAGNDNDKIGRKFRSEASEKQAAKARQTQRMIERLDVVEEPRKEWELRMEIAAAPRSGAVVATLRDAEVRRGDFTFGPATLQIDWADRVAVTGANGAGKSTLLGALLGRVPLTSGHATLGSGVVVGEVDQARKLFHGSESLLDAFGAAVPDTEPAEVRTLLAKFGLKAEHVLRPAATLSPGERTRSALALLQGRGVNLLVLDEPTNHLDLPAIEQLEAALDTYEGTLLLVTHDRRMLDAVRTTRRLEVADGKVTER, encoded by the coding sequence ATGACTGCCACCCTCGTCGCCAAGAACCTCACCGCCGGACACGGCGACCGCGCTCTGTTCGCCGGACTCGACCTCGTCGTCGCGCCCGGCGACGTGATCGGGCTCGTCGGCGCCAACGGCGCGGGCAAGTCCACGCTGCTGCGGCTGCTCGCCGGCCTCCTCGCCCCGGAACAGGGCGAGCTGCGGCTCTCCCCGCCCTCCGCGACCGTCGGGCACCTGCCCCAGGAGCCGGAGCGCCGGGAGGGCGAGACCGTACGGGACTTCCTCGCCCGCAGGACCGGCGTCGACGAGGCCCAGCGGGTGATGGACGCGGCGACGCAGGCGCTCGTCGACGGGGCGCCCGGCGCGGACGACGCGTACGCGAACAGCCTGGAGCGCTGGCTCGACCTCGGCGGCGCCGACCTGGACGAGCGGGCCGAGGAGGTCGCCGACTCCCTGGGGCTCGGCGTCGGTCTCGACCAGCCGATGACGTCCCTGTCCGGCGGCCAGGCGGCCCGCGCCGGACTCGCCTCCCTGCTGCTCTCCCGCTACGACGTCTTCCTCCTCGACGAGCCCACCAACGACCTCGACCTGGACGGCCTGGAGCGCCTGGAGCGTTTCGTCTCCGGTCTGCGGGCCGGCACCGTCGTCGTCAGCCACGACCGCGAGTTCCTGACCCGCACGGTCACCAAGGTCCTCGAACTCGACCTGGTCCAGCAGCAGATCACGCTCTACGGCGGCGGTTACGAGGCGTATCTCGAAGAGCGCGACACCGCCCGCCGGCACGCCCGCGAGGACTTCGAGGAGTACGCCGACAAGCGCTCCGCCCTCGAAGGCCGGGCCCAGATGCAGCGGGGCTGGATGGACAAGGGCGTCAAGAACGCCCGGCGCAAGGCGGGCAACGACAACGACAAGATCGGCCGCAAGTTCCGCAGCGAGGCCAGCGAGAAGCAGGCCGCGAAGGCCCGGCAGACGCAGCGCATGATCGAGCGGCTGGACGTCGTCGAGGAGCCCCGCAAGGAGTGGGAGCTGCGCATGGAGATCGCGGCGGCCCCGCGGTCGGGCGCGGTCGTCGCCACCTTGCGGGACGCCGAGGTACGGCGCGGGGACTTCACCTTCGGCCCGGCGACCCTCCAGATCGACTGGGCCGACCGGGTGGCCGTCACCGGCGCGAACGGCGCGGGCAAGTCGACCCTGCTGGGCGCGCTGCTCGGCCGGGTGCCGCTGACCTCGGGCCACGCCACGCTCGGCTCCGGCGTGGTCGTCGGCGAGGTGGACCAGGCCCGCAAGCTCTTCCACGGCTCCGAGTCCCTGCTGGACGCGTTCGGCGCGGCCGTACCGGACACGGAACCCGCCGAAGTCCGCACCCTGCTGGCCAAGTTCGGCCTGAAGGCGGAGCACGTCCTGCGCCCCGCGGCCACGCTGTCCCCGGGCGAGCGGACGCGCTCCGCGCTGGCACTGCTCCAGGGCCGTGGCGTCAACCTGCTGGTCCTCGACGAGCCCACGAACCACCTGGACCTGCCGGCCATCGAGCAGCTGGAAGCCGCGCTGGACACCTACGAGGGCACGCTCCTGCTGGTCACCCACGACCGCCGCATGCTGGACGCCGTGCGCACGACCCGCCGCCTGGAAGTGGCGGACGGCAAGGTCACCGAACGCTGA
- a CDS encoding FAD-dependent oxidoreductase, with protein sequence MENPGSGEVIVVGAGVVGLTTALVLAEAGRRVGVWAREHSERTTSAVAGALWWPYRIAPEASAREWALDSLGVYEELAARPEDSGVRLVEGVMGETGLDELGSWAARVPGLRAARAEEYPGPALRARLPLIDMPVHLRHLRERLLRAGGTVEERTVTDLAELDAPVVVNCSGLGARELVPDAAVRPVRGQLVIVENPGIREWVVSKDAVDGTTTYVFPQPDRVILGGTTDEDDWSLVPDPEVAARIVEQCAALRPEVAGARVLGHRVGLRPVREAVRLEREVRPDGRVLVHNYGHGGAGVTVAWGCARVAAELVGTGA encoded by the coding sequence ATGGAGAACCCCGGGAGCGGTGAAGTGATCGTGGTCGGCGCGGGTGTCGTCGGCCTGACGACGGCCCTGGTGCTGGCGGAGGCCGGCCGACGGGTCGGGGTGTGGGCGCGGGAGCACTCCGAGCGGACCACCTCGGCTGTTGCGGGGGCCCTGTGGTGGCCGTACCGCATCGCGCCGGAGGCGTCGGCCCGTGAGTGGGCGCTCGATTCGCTCGGCGTGTACGAGGAGTTGGCGGCGCGGCCCGAGGACAGTGGCGTACGCCTGGTCGAGGGGGTCATGGGCGAGACGGGACTGGACGAGCTGGGATCGTGGGCGGCCCGGGTGCCGGGGCTGCGCGCGGCGAGAGCCGAGGAGTACCCGGGGCCCGCGTTGCGGGCGCGGCTGCCGTTGATCGACATGCCCGTGCATCTGCGCCATCTGCGGGAGCGGTTGCTGCGGGCGGGCGGCACGGTCGAGGAACGTACGGTGACCGACCTCGCGGAACTCGACGCGCCGGTCGTCGTGAACTGCTCGGGCCTCGGTGCCCGCGAACTCGTCCCGGATGCCGCGGTACGGCCCGTGCGCGGGCAGCTCGTGATCGTCGAGAACCCCGGGATCCGTGAGTGGGTCGTCTCGAAGGACGCCGTGGACGGGACGACGACGTACGTCTTCCCGCAGCCCGACCGGGTGATCCTCGGCGGCACCACGGACGAGGACGACTGGTCCCTGGTCCCCGACCCCGAGGTGGCGGCGCGCATCGTCGAGCAGTGCGCGGCGCTGCGCCCGGAGGTCGCCGGAGCGCGGGTGCTCGGTCACCGGGTGGGGCTGCGGCCGGTGCGCGAGGCGGTCCGGCTGGAACGCGAGGTCCGGCCGGACGGGCGGGTGCTGGTGCACAACTACGGGCACGGGGGTGCCGGGGTGACCGTGGCGTGGGGGTGCGCGCGGGTGGCGGCGGAGCTGGTCGGGACGGGTGCGTGA
- a CDS encoding adenosine kinase: MSRDIDVLVLGGAGVDTIVHVPELPLPYADSYMIRPGIETRAGQTGDFVALGLHSLGLRTHHLDLLGDDPEGELVRALHRDRGIPFTAVPQPAGTKRAVNLVGPDGRRLSLYDDTRARETDRLPEDAVRELAASSRHAHVSITYPCSFALPVLREAGVTISTDLHDWDGENPYHEPFAYTADLVFVSATALTDPERTMRRIVERGRAEVVVATAGAEGAYMLADDEVTHVPVVPPRTPVVDSNGAGDSFAAGFLYGRLTGQPLARCALFGAIAGAYACTVPATRADAVSRAELLDQAAESDAQAAHPALS; the protein is encoded by the coding sequence CCGACAGCTACATGATCCGTCCGGGCATCGAGACCCGCGCCGGACAGACCGGTGACTTCGTCGCCCTCGGACTGCACTCCCTCGGGCTGCGCACCCACCACCTGGACCTGCTCGGCGACGACCCCGAGGGCGAGCTCGTACGGGCCCTGCACCGCGACCGGGGCATCCCGTTCACCGCCGTCCCCCAGCCCGCGGGCACCAAGCGCGCGGTCAACCTGGTCGGCCCCGACGGACGCAGGCTGTCCCTGTACGACGACACCCGCGCGCGCGAGACGGACCGGCTGCCCGAGGACGCGGTACGGGAACTGGCCGCGTCGAGCCGCCACGCCCATGTGTCGATCACCTACCCGTGCTCCTTCGCCCTGCCGGTCCTGCGGGAGGCCGGGGTGACCATCTCGACCGACCTGCACGACTGGGACGGCGAGAACCCGTACCACGAGCCGTTCGCCTACACCGCCGACCTCGTGTTCGTCTCGGCCACGGCCCTCACCGACCCCGAGCGCACCATGCGGCGGATCGTGGAGCGCGGCCGGGCCGAGGTGGTCGTCGCCACCGCCGGCGCCGAGGGCGCGTACATGCTGGCCGACGACGAGGTGACCCACGTCCCCGTCGTCCCGCCGCGCACCCCGGTCGTCGACTCGAACGGCGCCGGGGACTCCTTCGCCGCGGGCTTCCTCTACGGCCGCCTGACCGGCCAACCGCTCGCCCGCTGCGCCTTGTTCGGCGCGATCGCCGGCGCCTACGCCTGCACGGTCCCCGCGACCCGCGCCGACGCCGTCAGCCGCGCGGAACTCCTCGACCAGGCGGCCGAGTCGGACGCCCAGGCGGCGCATCCCGCACTCTCCTGA
- a CDS encoding M1 family metallopeptidase produces the protein MHRRLIAPGALAASLLLAIPASAASYTPGAPGIGDPYYPAYGNGGYDVSHYDLRLTYQPRTDELEGTATLLATTTQDLSRFDLDFLLDVSEVRVNGAKASFATSGQHELEITPARPLAKGTQITVVVRYSGVPSTKSAYGFSTWHRTPDGAVAADEPESAWWWYPSNDHPLDKATYDVSVAVPDGTQAISNGTLQSTSSRLGWTRYNWRSNKPQATYLTTLAVGKFDITTGTSEGGVPVVNAYSKDLGDNDGAARASVERTGELVDWLSGYFGPYPFSSAGGYVPNTTTGYALETQTRVYYSPRQFANGSNTSVVVHELAHQWFGDDVSLKGWKDIWINEGFARYAQWLWSEHEGEGTTQELADYVYASHPADDAFWTVAPGDPGPDNQFDIAVYDRGALAVQALRNRVGDDAFFAILKGWPKEHPYGNASVADFREYAEQVSGVPLSALFDTWLFQPSKPATPAARSAGVAPAAAAKGPVTRPTSWKKIVATDSVHSG, from the coding sequence GTGCACCGCAGACTCATCGCCCCGGGCGCCCTCGCCGCCTCCCTGCTGCTGGCGATCCCGGCATCGGCGGCAAGTTACACCCCGGGCGCACCGGGCATCGGCGACCCCTACTACCCGGCCTACGGCAACGGCGGATACGACGTCTCGCACTACGACCTGAGGCTCACGTACCAGCCCCGGACGGACGAGCTCGAGGGGACGGCCACGCTGCTGGCGACCACCACCCAGGACCTGTCCCGGTTCGATCTGGACTTTCTGCTCGATGTGAGCGAGGTGCGGGTCAACGGCGCGAAGGCGTCGTTCGCCACCTCGGGCCAGCACGAGCTGGAGATCACGCCGGCCAGGCCGCTGGCCAAGGGCACGCAGATCACCGTCGTCGTCCGCTACAGCGGAGTGCCGTCCACGAAGAGCGCGTACGGCTTCTCGACCTGGCACCGCACCCCGGACGGGGCGGTCGCGGCGGACGAGCCCGAGTCGGCGTGGTGGTGGTACCCGAGCAACGACCACCCGCTCGACAAGGCGACCTACGACGTGTCGGTGGCCGTCCCGGACGGCACCCAGGCGATCTCCAACGGCACGCTCCAGTCGACGAGTTCACGGCTCGGCTGGACCCGCTACAACTGGCGCTCCAACAAGCCGCAGGCGACGTATCTGACCACGCTCGCGGTGGGGAAGTTCGACATCACGACCGGCACGTCCGAGGGCGGTGTGCCGGTCGTCAACGCCTACAGCAAGGACCTCGGGGACAACGACGGGGCGGCGCGCGCCAGTGTCGAGCGCACCGGAGAGCTGGTCGACTGGCTGAGCGGCTACTTCGGGCCGTATCCCTTCAGTTCCGCGGGCGGCTATGTGCCCAACACCACCACCGGATACGCGCTGGAGACCCAGACCCGGGTGTACTACAGCCCGCGCCAGTTCGCGAACGGCTCCAACACCTCCGTCGTGGTACATGAGTTGGCGCACCAGTGGTTCGGCGACGACGTCTCGCTCAAGGGCTGGAAGGACATCTGGATCAACGAGGGCTTCGCGCGCTACGCGCAGTGGCTGTGGTCGGAGCACGAGGGCGAGGGCACGACGCAGGAGCTCGCGGACTACGTGTACGCCTCGCACCCGGCGGACGACGCCTTCTGGACGGTGGCACCCGGCGACCCGGGTCCCGACAACCAGTTCGACATCGCGGTCTACGACCGGGGCGCGCTGGCGGTGCAGGCACTGCGCAACCGGGTCGGCGACGACGCCTTCTTCGCCATCCTGAAGGGCTGGCCCAAGGAGCACCCGTACGGGAACGCCTCGGTGGCCGACTTCCGGGAGTACGCCGAGCAGGTGTCGGGCGTCCCGCTCTCGGCGCTCTTCGACACCTGGCTGTTCCAGCCGTCGAAGCCGGCGACACCCGCGGCCCGGAGCGCGGGAGTCGCCCCCGCCGCGGCGGCGAAGGGCCCGGTGACCCGGCCCACGTCGTGGAAGAAGATCGTCGCCACGGATTCGGTCCACTCGGGCTGA
- a CDS encoding oxidoreductase, which yields MSSEYATFGLAPAMRAGGVLTDGDCQVHRDFVDFVVDGRPLLFRLSDLDAVSPLASDVPPAIFTAQVRGLLLEADAPLAGGRHVIYGCPECESIECGAVTALIERDGDDYVWRDFAWQTGERPDLELNGYHGMGPFRFRGPEYRGALSSLLDADAGARRRVLLIGARGSSLAKPAAALRAIGIGADIARDTAGVPPDELRSYGAVLFGRAVPEAARAAVRASFRGAGVEVAQVEGLAPIVPLLVAQIEHALDRSPVELRRLTRLVAADDEAGVEVTSTCRVRLTAYRRDRLARTHAHDVFDGVLPTGHHRIPLQAGAVRGTSFVVARTSGGVLVEPVTHGGRRDRR from the coding sequence ATGTCCTCCGAGTACGCCACATTCGGCCTGGCACCGGCGATGCGTGCCGGTGGAGTCCTCACCGACGGTGACTGTCAAGTCCACCGGGACTTCGTCGACTTCGTCGTCGACGGACGCCCGCTGCTCTTCCGGCTCTCCGACCTCGACGCCGTCTCCCCGCTCGCCTCCGACGTACCCCCTGCGATCTTCACCGCCCAGGTGCGCGGTCTGCTCCTGGAGGCCGACGCGCCGCTCGCCGGGGGCAGACACGTCATCTACGGCTGCCCCGAGTGCGAGAGCATCGAGTGCGGTGCCGTGACCGCGCTCATCGAGCGGGACGGCGACGACTACGTCTGGCGGGACTTCGCCTGGCAGACCGGCGAGCGGCCCGACCTGGAACTCAACGGCTACCACGGCATGGGGCCGTTCCGCTTCCGCGGACCCGAGTACCGCGGCGCGCTGTCCTCCCTGCTCGACGCCGACGCGGGTGCCCGCCGCCGTGTGCTGCTGATCGGCGCCCGGGGCTCCTCGCTCGCGAAGCCGGCCGCCGCCCTGCGGGCCATCGGCATCGGCGCGGACATCGCCCGCGACACCGCCGGGGTGCCCCCGGACGAACTGCGTTCCTACGGCGCGGTGTTGTTCGGCCGGGCCGTCCCCGAGGCGGCACGAGCCGCCGTACGCGCGTCGTTCCGCGGCGCGGGCGTCGAGGTCGCCCAGGTCGAGGGCCTCGCCCCGATCGTTCCGCTGCTGGTCGCCCAGATCGAGCACGCCCTGGACCGCAGCCCGGTGGAACTGCGCCGGCTCACCCGGCTGGTCGCCGCCGACGACGAGGCCGGGGTCGAGGTCACCTCCACCTGCCGGGTCCGGCTGACCGCGTACCGCCGCGACCGCCTCGCGCGCACCCACGCGCACGACGTCTTCGACGGCGTCCTGCCGACCGGCCACCACCGGATCCCGCTCCAGGCCGGAGCCGTCAGGGGAACATCGTTCGTCGTGGCCCGGACGTCGGGAGGCGTCCTGGTGGAACCGGTCACCCACGGGGGCCGCCGGGATCGGCGGTGA